From one Anopheles cruzii chromosome 3, idAnoCruzAS_RS32_06, whole genome shotgun sequence genomic stretch:
- the LOC128272205 gene encoding nucleolar protein 58 isoform X2: MFVLYETPAGYAIFKLLDDTKLKEIDNLYLEFESPEQAGKIVKLKHFEKFADTTEALSAATAAVEGKVSKTLKKALKKLVVEDVQNQLLVADAKLGNAIKDKLSLQCVSNTSVQELMRCIRNQSENLLSGLPKKEMTAMSLGLAHSLSRYKLKFSPDKIDTMIVQAQSLLDDLDKELNNYMMRVREWYGWHFPELGKILTDNVAYIKTIKIVGTRDNMADTDLSDILMEELEQKVKEAAEISMGTEISEEDIINIQNLCDEILAINEYRAHLSEYLKTRMMAMAPNLTVLVGETVGARLIAHAGSLVNLAKHPASTVQILGSEKALFRALKTKKDTPKYGLIYHASMVGSASTKNKGRISRSLAAKASLATRVDAFGDDVTMELGIGHRAKLETRLRMLEEGINTKLSGVKAKAKLQKFHAVSEVKTFKVATDSTLPSTSKKVKMEHEAENAPSLKKVKIEKDAEEEDASASPEEPEMQTPNKKKKKKKDVKEVKQQTVEMTDVAEEGSSKKKKKKMKQEQEVDESVLEESVTEAPASDKKDKKKKKKKQSEDDE, from the exons AT CGTTAAATTAAAGCACTTTGAAAAGTTTGCTGACACGACCGAGGCCCTttcggcggccacggccgccgtTGAGGGCAAGGTATCTAAAACTCTAAAGAAAGCGTTGAAGAAGCTCGTGGTAGAAGATGTTCAGAaccagctgctggtggcggacgCCAAACTGGGTAACGCGATTAAGGACAAGCTGTCGCTCCAGTGCGTTTCCAACACATCGGTCCAGGAACTGATGCGCTGCATTCGTAACCAGTCGGAAAATTTATTGTCTGGTTtgccgaaaaaagaaatgacGGCTATGTCGCTTGGGTTGGctcactctctgtctcgctACAAACTAAAGTTCTCCCCGGATAAGATTGACACGATGATTGTGCAGGCCCAAAGCCTGCTAGACGATCTGGATAAGGAGTTAAACAACTACATGATGCGAGTGCGCGAGTG GTACGGTTGGCATTTCCCGGAGCTGGGAAAAATTCTTACAGACAACGTGGCGTACATTAAAACTATTAAAATCGTTGGCACGAGAGACAATATGGCTGATACGGATCTGTCCGATATTTTGATGGAAGAGCTCGAGCAGAAAGTAAAAGAAGCGGCCGAAATTTCTATGG GAACGGAAATTTCTGAAGAGGACATCATCAACATACAGAACCTTTGCGATGAGATTTTGGCCATCAACGAGTATCGTGCACATTTAAGCGAGTATCTTAAAACTCGAATGATGGCCATGGCACCGAATCTGACCGTACTCGTCGGCGAAACAGTCGGAGCTCGACTTATTGCACACGCCGGTTCATTGGTTAATCTTGCGAAACATCCGGCCTCAACGGTCCAAATCTTAG GTTCCGAGAAAGCGCTGTTCCGTGCTCTGAAGACCAAGAAGGATACACCGAAGTACGGTCTCATTTACCACGCCAGTATGGTGGGTTCAGCCAGTACGAAGAATAAGGGGCGTATTTCGCGTTCTTTGGCCGCCAAAGCATCGTTGGCTACGCGTGTGGACGCTTTCGGTGACGACGTCACCATGGAGCTCGGTATCGGCCATCGGGCGAAGCTTGAAACACGGTTGCGTATGCTGGAGGAAGGCATCAACACAAAGTTGTCTGGCGTCAAGGCAAAGGCAAAGCTGCAAAAGTTCCATGCCGTTAGCGAAGTTAAAACGTTTAAGGTGGCCACCGATAGCACATTGCCGTCCACGtcgaagaaagtaaaaatggAGCATGAAGCCGAAAATGCCCCCTCGCTAAAGAAGGTCAAGATCGAGAAGGATGCTGAGGAAGAAGACGCATCTGCGTCTCCAGAAGAACCAGAAATGCAAACACCCaataaaaagaagaagaagaagaaggacgTAAAGGAGGTAA AGCAACAAACCGTCGAAATGACAGACGTGGCGGAAGAAGGTTcatcgaagaaaaagaaaaagaagatgAAGCAAGAGCAAGAAGTGGACGAAAGTGTCCTTGAAGAAAGTGTAACCGAAGCTCCGGCCTCAgataaaaaggataaaaagaagaagaaaaagaaacaatcagAAGATGATGAATGA
- the LOC128272205 gene encoding nucleolar protein 58 isoform X1 has protein sequence MFVLYETPAGYAIFKLLDDTKLKEIDNLYLEFESPEQAGKIVKLKHFEKFADTTEALSAATAAVEGKVSKTLKKALKKLVVEDVQNQLLVADAKLGNAIKDKLSLQCVSNTSVQELMRCIRNQSENLLSGLPKKEMTAMSLGLAHSLSRYKLKFSPDKIDTMIVQAQSLLDDLDKELNNYMMRVREWYGWHFPELGKILTDNVAYIKTIKIVGTRDNMADTDLSDILMEELEQKVKEAAEISMGTEISEEDIINIQNLCDEILAINEYRAHLSEYLKTRMMAMAPNLTVLVGETVGARLIAHAGSLVNLAKHPASTVQILGSEKALFRALKTKKDTPKYGLIYHASMVGSASTKNKGRISRSLAAKASLATRVDAFGDDVTMELGIGHRAKLETRLRMLEEGINTKLSGVKAKAKLQKFHAVSEVKTFKVATDSTLPSTSKKVKMEHEAENAPSLKKVKIEKDAEEEDASASPEEPEMQTPNKKKKKKKDVKEEPVEEEQQTVEMTDVAEEGSSKKKKKKMKQEQEVDESVLEESVTEAPASDKKDKKKKKKKQSEDDE, from the exons AT CGTTAAATTAAAGCACTTTGAAAAGTTTGCTGACACGACCGAGGCCCTttcggcggccacggccgccgtTGAGGGCAAGGTATCTAAAACTCTAAAGAAAGCGTTGAAGAAGCTCGTGGTAGAAGATGTTCAGAaccagctgctggtggcggacgCCAAACTGGGTAACGCGATTAAGGACAAGCTGTCGCTCCAGTGCGTTTCCAACACATCGGTCCAGGAACTGATGCGCTGCATTCGTAACCAGTCGGAAAATTTATTGTCTGGTTtgccgaaaaaagaaatgacGGCTATGTCGCTTGGGTTGGctcactctctgtctcgctACAAACTAAAGTTCTCCCCGGATAAGATTGACACGATGATTGTGCAGGCCCAAAGCCTGCTAGACGATCTGGATAAGGAGTTAAACAACTACATGATGCGAGTGCGCGAGTG GTACGGTTGGCATTTCCCGGAGCTGGGAAAAATTCTTACAGACAACGTGGCGTACATTAAAACTATTAAAATCGTTGGCACGAGAGACAATATGGCTGATACGGATCTGTCCGATATTTTGATGGAAGAGCTCGAGCAGAAAGTAAAAGAAGCGGCCGAAATTTCTATGG GAACGGAAATTTCTGAAGAGGACATCATCAACATACAGAACCTTTGCGATGAGATTTTGGCCATCAACGAGTATCGTGCACATTTAAGCGAGTATCTTAAAACTCGAATGATGGCCATGGCACCGAATCTGACCGTACTCGTCGGCGAAACAGTCGGAGCTCGACTTATTGCACACGCCGGTTCATTGGTTAATCTTGCGAAACATCCGGCCTCAACGGTCCAAATCTTAG GTTCCGAGAAAGCGCTGTTCCGTGCTCTGAAGACCAAGAAGGATACACCGAAGTACGGTCTCATTTACCACGCCAGTATGGTGGGTTCAGCCAGTACGAAGAATAAGGGGCGTATTTCGCGTTCTTTGGCCGCCAAAGCATCGTTGGCTACGCGTGTGGACGCTTTCGGTGACGACGTCACCATGGAGCTCGGTATCGGCCATCGGGCGAAGCTTGAAACACGGTTGCGTATGCTGGAGGAAGGCATCAACACAAAGTTGTCTGGCGTCAAGGCAAAGGCAAAGCTGCAAAAGTTCCATGCCGTTAGCGAAGTTAAAACGTTTAAGGTGGCCACCGATAGCACATTGCCGTCCACGtcgaagaaagtaaaaatggAGCATGAAGCCGAAAATGCCCCCTCGCTAAAGAAGGTCAAGATCGAGAAGGATGCTGAGGAAGAAGACGCATCTGCGTCTCCAGAAGAACCAGAAATGCAAACACCCaataaaaagaagaagaagaagaaggacgTAAAGGAG GAACCTGTCGAAGAAGAGCAACAAACCGTCGAAATGACAGACGTGGCGGAAGAAGGTTcatcgaagaaaaagaaaaagaagatgAAGCAAGAGCAAGAAGTGGACGAAAGTGTCCTTGAAGAAAGTGTAACCGAAGCTCCGGCCTCAgataaaaaggataaaaagaagaagaaaaagaaacaatcagAAGATGATGAATGA